A genomic segment from Chitinophagaceae bacterium encodes:
- a CDS encoding DUF177 domain-containing protein produces MAKKRQFEIAFVGLKPGIHEFNYELDDKFFLDYGAEDFKNAKVQIKLMLDKKPGFMLLKFEIGGNANVTCHRCGNPLNMNLWDENNMLVKMVDNPDEMNTQEEDPDVFYISRTESHLHLAEWFYEFAILSLPMQRMCSPEEMGGPQCNKEVLDRLKKMEERNEENNASTLWKGLEKFKKN; encoded by the coding sequence ATGGCTAAGAAACGGCAGTTTGAGATTGCATTTGTGGGTTTAAAGCCCGGTATCCATGAGTTTAACTATGAGTTAGATGATAAGTTCTTTTTAGATTACGGCGCAGAGGATTTCAAAAACGCCAAAGTTCAAATAAAACTAATGCTGGATAAAAAACCCGGCTTTATGCTTTTAAAATTTGAAATTGGCGGCAATGCAAATGTTACCTGCCACCGCTGTGGTAACCCACTTAATATGAATTTGTGGGATGAGAACAATATGCTGGTGAAAATGGTGGACAACCCGGATGAAATGAATACACAGGAGGAAGACCCCGATGTATTTTATATTTCCCGAACAGAAAGCCACCTGCACCTGGCAGAATGGTTTTATGAATTTGCAATATTGAGCCTGCCGATGCAAAGGATGTGCAGCCCCGAAGAAATGGGCGGGCCTCAATGCAATAAAGAAGTGCTGGATCGCTTGAAAAAAATGGAGGAAAGAAATGAAGAAAACAACGCTTCTACCCTTTGGAAAGGACTGGAAAAATTTAAAAAGAATTAA
- the rpmF gene encoding 50S ribosomal protein L32, translating into MPNPKRRHSQQRSAKRRTHYKADATTLSVDKTTGETHVRHRAHVSEGKLYYKGKLVAEKAPLKA; encoded by the coding sequence ATGCCAAATCCCAAAAGGCGACATAGTCAACAACGCAGTGCAAAAAGAAGGACGCATTATAAAGCTGATGCAACCACTTTAAGTGTAGACAAAACTACCGGCGAAACCCATGTACGCCACCGTGCACATGTAAGCGAAGGCAAACTATACTACAAAGGAAAACTGGTAGCAGAAAAAGCGCCGTTAAAAGCTTAA
- the plsX gene encoding phosphate acyltransferase PlsX, whose protein sequence is MNIALDMMGGDFAPLEAVKGVKEFLQDNKEQLQLLLVGDEALLQQHIKDEAVNEGSWKIVHAPQMIEMHEHPTKALKEKTQSSIAIGFHLLATGETDAFISAGNTGAMMVGALFSIKNIEGVSRPVIGAYMPREDGSLGLLADVGLNADCKPENLDQFALLGSLFAEHILKIQNPKVGLINLGEEEGKGNLLTQAAYNLLKKNTQLNFIGNIEGRDILLHKADVMICDGFTGNVVLKLAESIHDITRRRKIKDEHFDRFNFEMYGGVPVLGVAKPVIIGHGISHSTAFKNMIVTAQKMISSQLTEKIKMSFASLHKTT, encoded by the coding sequence ATGAATATTGCTTTGGATATGATGGGCGGCGATTTTGCCCCGCTGGAAGCCGTAAAAGGGGTTAAAGAATTTTTACAGGATAATAAAGAGCAGTTGCAACTGCTGCTTGTAGGTGATGAAGCATTATTGCAACAACACATAAAAGATGAAGCGGTAAACGAAGGCTCCTGGAAAATTGTTCATGCACCGCAAATGATTGAAATGCATGAACACCCTACCAAAGCGCTTAAAGAAAAAACACAATCTTCCATAGCCATAGGCTTTCATTTACTGGCAACAGGAGAAACCGATGCATTTATAAGCGCCGGCAACACAGGCGCCATGATGGTGGGCGCATTGTTCAGCATTAAAAATATTGAAGGCGTGAGCCGCCCGGTAATTGGCGCATATATGCCCCGTGAGGATGGCAGCCTTGGCCTGCTGGCCGATGTAGGCCTTAATGCCGATTGCAAACCCGAAAACCTGGACCAGTTTGCCTTATTGGGATCGTTATTTGCCGAGCATATTCTTAAAATACAAAACCCAAAAGTAGGTCTCATAAATTTGGGTGAGGAAGAAGGCAAAGGCAATTTACTTACTCAGGCAGCTTATAACCTGCTTAAAAAAAACACACAACTTAATTTTATTGGCAATATTGAAGGCAGGGATATTTTGCTGCACAAAGCCGATGTAATGATTTGCGATGGATTTACCGGCAATGTAGTTTTAAAACTTGCCGAAAGCATTCATGATATTACCAGGCGCAGGAAAATTAAAGATGAACATTTTGACCGGTTTAATTTTGAAATGTATGGGGGCGTTCCGGTTTTAGGCGTTGCCAAACCGGTAATTATAGGCCACGGCATTTCTCATTCAACTGCTTTTAAAAATATGATTGTAACGGCGCAAAAAATGATTAGTAGCCAGCTTACCGAAAAAATAAAAATGAGTTTTGCATCTTTGCATAAGACTACCTGA